Proteins encoded together in one Macadamia integrifolia cultivar HAES 741 chromosome 8, SCU_Mint_v3, whole genome shotgun sequence window:
- the LOC122086558 gene encoding protein phosphatase 2C 29-like isoform X2: MGGGFSRLLPCLKPVDQSHQADLIFAASEPLDETLGHSFCYVPSSARFLSPSNSDRLSPSNSLRLSPSHDPKTTLFKSISGASVSANTSAPRTVLQHDHIYDDATEFTAGVASRSSTIVNGFESTSSFTALPLQPVPRGGCGDASGPIDRGYFMSGPIERGALSGPLDVNAASDGGGVHFSAPLGGLYVNRRRKKGISDIRKAFYRSFSDKKRPWVVPVLNFVGRKEAQSAAAATAAYGGSGESEGKNDSVQWAHGKAGEDRVHVVVSEEHGWLFVGIYDGFNGPDAPEFLMSNLYRAVFNELHGLFWKNDDDHDRLIVTAPQEQREQEGEGRDGISLTEPELEPEPEPEPEQQPSSQGLNDPQVPVKRVTFQPEQKRGSVRKPLWEFLAEDGADDGLDLSGSERFAFSVDDALQVSNAGSGRRRRSLLLSKLRYGFSRSSKEGGQSRQLFPWRYDWEEKEKIEVENRADGRTCRSFRKRTVGPIDHESVLRALSRALEVTESAYLEMTDKVLDRYPELALMGSCLLAVLMRDEDVYVMNVGDSRAIVAQYEPQAIDGSSNQREGNDSADMEGIVEESNGGGDEVGRLANKASAERMRLTALQLSTDHSTSIEEVFCPWLPGVFMYGVCLL, encoded by the coding sequence ATGGGAGGCGGATTTTCGCGTCTCTTGCCGTGTCTGAAACCGGTCGATCAAAGCCACCAAGCGGATTTGATATTCGCAGCTTCAGAGCCCCTCGACGAAACCCTAGGCCACAGCTTCTGCTACGTTCCTTCTTCTGCTCGCTTCCTCTCACCTTCAAACTCAGACCGTCTCTCACCCTCTAACTCTCTccgtctctctccctctcacgaCCCCAAAACCACTTTGTTCAAGTCCATCTCTGGCGCTTCCGTCAGTGCCAACACTTCTGCTCCCCGAACTGTCCTCCAACACGACCATATCTATGACGACGCCACTGAGTTTACTGCCGGTGTTGCTTCAAGGTCCAGCACCATCGTCAATGGCTTTGAGAGCACATCTTCTTTTACTGCTCTTCCGCTTCAACCTGTCCCTCGCGGTGGTTGTGGCGACGCTTCCGGTCCGATCGACCGGGGATACTTCATGTCTGGTCCGATTGAGCGAGGTGCGCTGTCGGGTCCGCTCGATGTGAACGCCGCCTCCGACGGTGGCGGGGTTCACTTCTCAGCTCCGCTTGGTGGCCTTTACGTAAAcaggaggagaaagaagggtATTTCGGATATCCGGAAGGCTTTTTACCGGAGCTTTTCGGACAAGAAGAGACCCTGGGTCGTACCCGTTCTGAATTTCGTCGGACGGAAAGAAGCCCAGTCTGCTGCGGCAGCGACGGCGGCTTACGGTGGTAGTGGTGAGTCGGAGGGGAAGAATGATAGTGTACAGTGGGCCCATGGGAAGGCCGGGGAAGATCGGGTTCACGTGGTGGTGTCTGAAGAACACGGGTGGCTCTTCGTCGGGATCTATGATGGCTTCAATGGCCCAGATGCGCCGGAATTCTTGATGAGTAATCTCTACCGTGCTGTCTTTAATGAGCTCCATGGATTGTTTTGGAAGAATGATGACGACCATGATCGCTTGATAGTTACAGCTCCACAAGAACAACGAGAACAAGAAGGCGAGGGCAGAGATGGTATTTCACTGACTGAACCGGAACTGGAACCGGAACCGGAACCGGAACCGGAACAGCAGCCGTCGTCGCAGGGGCTCAACGATCCGCAGGTGCCGGTGAAGCGAGTGACGTTTCAGCCGGAGCAGAAGAGGGGGTCTGTGAGAAAACCTCTTTGGGAGTTTCTTGCAGAAGATGGCGCCGATGATGGGCTTGACCTTTCTGGATCGGAGCGGTTTGCGTTCTCCGTGGATGATGCGCTCCAGGTTAGTAATGCCGGTTCAGGCAGGAGAAGAAGGTCATTGCTGTTGTCGAAGTTGAGATATGGGTTCTCCAGGAGCAGTAAGGAAGGGGGACAGAGCAGACAGTTGTTCCCTTGGAGATACGAttgggaagagaaagagaagattgaGGTTGAGAATAGAGCAGATGGGAGAACTTGCAGGAGTTTCAGGAAACGTACGGTGGGTCCCATTGATCATGAATCAGTTTTGAGGGCTTTATCAAGAGCTCTTGAGGTCACTGAGTCTGCATACTTGGAGATGACAGATAAGGTTCTTGATCGATACCCGGAGTTGGCTTTAATGGGTTCGTGTTTGTTGGCTGTATTGATGAGAGATGAGGATGTGTATGTGATGAACGTGGGTGATAGTCGTGCGATTGTGGCCCAGTATGAGCCACAGGCAATTGATGGTAGTAGTAATCAAAGGGAAGGGAATGATAGTGCAGATATGGAGGGTATTGTAGAAGAGTCcaatggtggtggtgatgaggTGGGTAGGTTGGCAAACAAGGCTTCTGCTGAAAGAATGAGGTTGACTGCATTGCAGCTGTCCACCGATCACAGCACAAGCATCGAAGAA